A stretch of DNA from Gasterosteus aculeatus chromosome 7, fGasAcu3.hap1.1, whole genome shotgun sequence:
TGACAGAGCGACAGATCAAAAGCAGTTTGAGGGAGATAATGATGCAGAAAGACCTTGAGAATGTTACCTGCAAAGAGGTGAGTCGGTGCTTCAAACAGATGCACCTGTCACTGAAAGATCCATGCCAACAAATTAGGTCACTCCCTAAAagacatatattttttttatcattttaggCACCagtatttaatttaaaagaaaatgtagaaTAATTTTTAGGTTTAGATTTGCTTTTTCAAGTTGGTCTCCTCTCTGGCTTGATGTGTTCCGTAGATTCGAACGGAGCTGGAAATGCATATGACATGCAACCTGCGAGAGTTCAAGGAGTTCATTGACAATGAGATGATTCTCATTTTGGGCCAGATGGACAGTCCCACGGAGATCTTTGATCATGTCTTCTTGGTAGGTCCTGCTGCATCGACAAAAGTGGGGGTCTTTTTACATCGAAGTCCACGGGGTGAAAAACATCCAgatcacaaatcaatcaataagAACCTGGTAAACTGTGAGATTGTCatgtttaatttgaaatgtGATAAATTTAGCTTGGGGCTCTTGTTTGGTTTGGAGTGCACAATGGCTGTCCGGCATGCTTTGCAACAGGATTTAAGCATTATGAAAAGGGCTCTGAACTATTGCTTTTCTTTCCTAAAGGGATCTGAGTGGAATGCATCCAATATGGAGGAGTTGCAGAAAAGCGGGTAAGAGAGGGGGCGGGCAACAAAAACGACACCAGCTGAACTGAAGTCGATAAAGACTTGCATGTTTTCTGATGTTTTCTTGACCGACTGCATAAGCCTTCTCTTCATTGTTCCTCTCATTCTCACTCAGGGTTCAGTACATCCTGAATGTAACAAGGGAGATAGATAACTTCTTCCCCGGCGTGTTTGAGTACCACAACATCCGTGTTTACGACGAGGAGGCCACTGACCTGCTCGCTTATTGGAACGACACCTACAAGTTTATATCTAGAGCCCAGTGAGTTTCTGAAAACTGCATGttctcctgtttcttctctgaTCTGCTCATCTTGTGACAGCAGTGTTTgagctccttttaaaaaaacaaacattgccTTACCAAACTGTTGACTGATGGATGGATTAGTTACTTATTCAAATCTTCTCCAGGAGAGCCGGAGCAAAGTGCCTGGTGCACTGTAAAATGGGCATAAGTCGGTCTGCAGCCACAGTGATTGCGTACGCCATGAAGGAGCACGGCTGGGACCTGAAAAAGGCCTTTGATTACGTCAAGGAGCGCCGAGCTGTGACCAAACCTAACCCCTCTTTTATGAGACAGCTGGAGGAGTACCAGGGCATACTGCTCGCCAGGTAtccacataaacaaacacacatagtaTTTGTTTAGGTTGTATTTCAGGGTGTAGGATGCATGTACAACAGGATTTTTGTTTATATAGCTTCTGAAACACTTTCCTTTCTACTCCCCCACAGCAAGCAAAGGCACAACAAACTGTGGCGCTCTCACTCCGACAGCGACCTATCGGAGCACCACGAGGCGCTGTCTAGATGCCACGCCCAACCGCACAGCCTGGGTCGCTCCGACCCGCATAACCAGGCCGGCAGCGCGCCGGGTCCTACTGTGAAAGAACTCCTGGAGTCACTGGGAACCACGGTCGTCACTGGCAAAGCGACGCACTCTGCTAGCCAGCCCGACACCGGCATCCACTCCCATCAGTTCAGCTCGTCGTCCTTCGATGGCATGGCAGCTCTATCGGGCGACACTCGAGCTCGAAGCTTCAAACTCCCTGCTCATTCTACTGAAGCCCAAATAAGCCAGCCGGGCTCCGCTTGTCCCGAGTCGACGGCCCGCTCTGCGTCTCTGTCCTCCCCTCCGCTCGCCAACGGCCTGTGCAACTCTGGGGGGCGGCCCCCGGCACCTCCCCTCTCCCAGCCGAGTGCCGCCCAAGAGGTGCCCGACGAGCCTCAGCCGCCCGCATCCCCAGCTCCAGTCTGCAAGGATGAGGTCATCAAACATCCGGCGTTGCCCTGCTCTCCACCTGCGATGAAACCAATGCTAATGTTGTTCCCTGAGCCCTTGACGACGGAAAACCTGTGTACACAACAGGCTGGACCCCGGTGTTCGTCTGCGCCAGTGCCTGTCAAAAACACAGACTGTGACCAACAGATGTGTGGCTTGTCTTTGGACGGTTTCCCAGCACATTCTCCCTCCACTTGTGATTTTATCAGCCACCACAGTGCCATCCCACACGGCAGCAAGGCGTCGTTCGGCCACAGCCCTGACCACATTAACTTTTTCAGTGCCAGAGAGAAGTTCAAGGGAATGAGTCAAGATGGAAAAAGTCACTgtgctgcagtgcagccgaGGACTTGTGGGAAGGTGCCACAACCGCTGCCTCCGGAGGTCTCCATTGCTGaggggaaggaagaggagaaaagaaaggtATGGCTGCTGCGTCTTCCAAAACAACTGCAGTTATTTTCATTGGGCAGATAGATTATCATCCGTATTCCTCAAAGGtggatgttttgttttatttaattgtaatttCTATTCTCCAAATCatatttgataaaaaatgtGAATCTTTGCTATATTTGCAACAAAGTAAATTTGTATCGAATTTGTGTCTTGTTtgccttgtttctttttttttttctttttagaccTAGGCGCCATCTAATGGTGTAACATCAGAACACTTCttacttttaatgtttttcttttctatacGGATATATTACAAGTTATTTTTGGCCCTTTAATATGATCTCTCTTGTCTTTGTAGGAAATGACTAACCCAGTGCAGGTCACAGCCCTGAAGCCTGTAGTGCACACAGAGCCACAAGGCCCCCCGGGCCAGGAGGCGGGGAAGTTGAGGCCGGAAATGGATGAGGGAGATGTTTCATCACTGAAGGAACCTGAGAATGCTAAAGAGgaagtgaaaaacaaagaagaagacgaagaggaggaggcatcTCCTGCTGTTCTGTGCAACGATTGGACGAGGGGGTCCGTGCGCCGCGTCACACGACAGCTGGAGCAAAGAATGAAACAGGAACATGAGACTCCGTCGCCTTCCTCGTCTCCTCCGTCCCTCTCCGGCAGCACGTCCGGCTGTCAGCGGCGTCCACCCAGCGTCCACGCTGCAACAATGTCAAACGCACCCAACGTATCAGTTGGCCCGCAGGTATCAGAAGTCAACACTGTGCAGGGAGAGCAGGAGAATGGTGATAAGTCTGCACAAGTGAAAAGGGGTAGTGGGGACGTAGCTGATGCAGGTGCACTAGAACATAACgacaaaagcacaaaagaaCACAAACTTAAGGCTGCTGAAATTAAATTGCTCTCTACCTCTTCTTTCCACCGCCCAGCCCATTCTGCCTTTGCCTCTGTGAACTTCCTGTGTTTGGAGGGCGTGACCGAGTTGGAGTCAGGCACCGACTGGGGCTGCTCCGCAGAGGGACCTCACAGTGACATTATCATGAGGGAGACCTGGGAGACTTTGTGCGAGCTCGGGGCTTTCCTGCAGCAGGTCAGCATGGGCGGAGCGTGTCGGGAAAGGCGCGTGGGCCAGTTCTTGGGTCTCAGCGCTGGAACCACTCAGAATCGAGGCTGCGGCATCCAGAAGAGGGTCCGAGAGGTGGAGGCGCGGATTCGGCAGGCCGGATTGACCCCCCCATCCCTAATGAAGCGCTCGGCGTCTCTGGCCAAGCTGGGCTGTCTGGAGCTGCTCGCGAACGACCTGAGTGAGCTCAGCCGCTCCTCTGTGGCGCCATCTTCAGCCCGACCTCCGGCCCACACGGCGAGCGACGAGTCCAAGAAGCTGCGGGTTCAAAGCTCCCCCTCCTCAACAGAAGTCCTCGGCGCGGCCGCGGCGCCGCTTTCTGAAGCCGCAGAAGCCTCACCAGGAGCCTCGACACCATCCAGTCCGCCGACAGGAGAACCCCCCACCGCTGACCACGACTCGCTGCACCGGTCTGGGCTGATGTTTCTGACACCAAGGCAGCAATATGGAAGGACTCAACCCCTGCGACGgcttaaaaagaaaactgccaGCACCATTTACCACACTATGTAaccttcactgtgtgtgtgtgtatgtgtacacgtgtgcgtgtgtgtgtgtgtgtgtgtgtgtgtgtgcacccgtTAGAATTGGAAATCAAGTGCATAATGTTGGATCAATTCAGCAAAACAAACCAATGCCGTTTGCCTTAAAGAATATGTTAAAAGATGCTTCTGTTCATGTTTTCCTCTTTGGAATCCAAGATATGAGACTTTCTCAGTGACGTGGAGCAGTGACGTGGCTATGAAGGTTATCTGAAGGTTTCAGTCCGTGGAGATTACACTCAAACAATCAAATTGTAAGTAGCGCTGAATACTGAAACGCTTTCAGAAGAATCAAAGATAATAATCAAAAGTTAATTTGCCTGAGCCTGCACATATTCTCTTTACATCATCGCTGGTTTCTCCATCATGAACTTGATATTTACTTGATTGCTGTTTGTTCATTGAACAGTTCGACCTGAGTTTAGGTGGAACGTTGCCtcgttttttccttttcttttccatccatccatgtctCTTTAATATTTGCCAGTTGTTTCTCGGTAGCTGCCAAGAAAATCATACAGCAGATACAATCTCACGGGTAAATATGTCCATtcaacattcaaaataaattctcAAAAATAAGACTGATTTTAAAGGGGAGATGCGGTGAACATCAAATCCAAACATACGCAGAGTCGGAACACGGACAAAACAGATTTTGGTTATATCTGAAAAATATCAGCATCGGTTCTGCAGGATTCGTTTGGGAACGATGCAAAGAGAAGAGGCATGCTgggtttttaatgtttgttttgactTCTCAATACCTCAGTAAGTGTGCACCAAATCTGAGCTGCATCAACGTCTGGACTCCTGGAATGTCAGAAACCATTTCGAGTTCACAACTTGATGAAGGGAAGTCGACAATTCATCTCTCACGGTCCCCCTCAGCGGTTCTGATGCAGCTCAACCATGTTGTGTATGCGTCGctgtgggggagagaggggaggttaTTGGATTGGTAGTTGAAGGCACAGTGTATATTTGTGAGTTTTTGTCCTATGTTCTCTTTGGGATATAAATGTCCATATTGTGTGTTAACATTTTAGGAACTGtacagttttttgttgtttttttttctatttggtttgtgtccgtgtgtgtgactGTCGCCCAGCGTTACCATGTGGGGGTGAACTATTTTTAT
This window harbors:
- the ssh2b gene encoding protein phosphatase Slingshot homolog 2b isoform X2, with protein sequence MLLFCQRQWVLVKEESGSGEDDRRSQPRSISESFLTVKGAALFLPRGNGSSPLSVSPFSQLRSKHAGDIQLHLQTMFTLLRPEDNIKLAVRLESVHTQITRYMVVVSTNGRQDTEESVVLGMDFSPVDSSCSVGMVLPLWSDTLIHLDGDGGFSVSTDNKVHVFKPVSVQAMWSALQSLHKACEVARCHNYFPGSLFLTWVSYYQSRVCSDQARINEWNAMQDVQSHRADSPVLFSDAPTGRELTERQIKSSLREIMMQKDLENVTCKEIRTELEMHMTCNLREFKEFIDNEMILILGQMDSPTEIFDHVFLGSEWNASNMEELQKSGVQYILNVTREIDNFFPGVFEYHNIRVYDEEATDLLAYWNDTYKFISRAQRAGAKCLVHCKMGISRSAATVIAYAMKEHGWDLKKAFDYVKERRAVTKPNPSFMRQLEEYQGILLASKQRHNKLWRSHSDSDLSEHHEALSRCHAQPHSLGRSDPHNQAGSAPGPTVKELLESLGTTVVTGKATHSASQPDTGIHSHQFSSSSFDGMAALSGDTRARSFKLPAHSTEAQISQPGSACPESTARSASLSSPPLANGLCNSGGRPPAPPLSQPSAAQEVPDEPQPPASPAPVCKDEVIKHPALPCSPPAMKPMLMLFPEPLTTENLCTQQAGPRCSSAPVPVKNTDCDQQMCGLSLDGFPAHSPSTCDFISHHSAIPHGSKASFGHSPDHINFFSAREKFKGMSQDGKSHCAAVQPRTCGKVPQPLPPEVSIAEGKEEEKRKEMTNPVQVTALKPVVHTEPQGPPGQEAGKLRPEMDEGDVSSLKEPENAKEEVKNKEEDEEEEASPAVLCNDWTRGSVRRVTRQLEQRMKQEHETPSPSSSPPSLSGSTSGCQRRPPSVHAATMSNAPNVSVGPQVSEVNTVQGEQENGDKSAQVKRGSGDVADAGALEHNDKSTKEHKLKAAEIKLLSTSSFHRPAHSAFASVNFLCLEGVTELESGTDWGCSAEGPHSDIIMRETWETLCELGAFLQQVSMGGACRERRVGQFLGLSAGTTQNRGCGIQKRVREVEARIRQAGLTPPSLMKRSASLAKLGCLELLANDLSELSRSSVAPSSARPPAHTASDESKKLRVQSSPSSTEVLGAAAAPLSEAAEASPGASTPSSPPTGEPPTADHDSLHRSGLMFLTPRQQYGRTQPLRRLKKKTASTIYHTM
- the ssh2b gene encoding protein phosphatase Slingshot homolog 2b isoform X1 codes for the protein MALVTVQRSPTPSTTSSPCVSESGSGEDDRRSQPRSISESFLTVKGAALFLPRGNGSSPLSVSPFSQLRSKHAGDIQLHLQTMFTLLRPEDNIKLAVRLESVHTQITRYMVVVSTNGRQDTEESVVLGMDFSPVDSSCSVGMVLPLWSDTLIHLDGDGGFSVSTDNKVHVFKPVSVQAMWSALQSLHKACEVARCHNYFPGSLFLTWVSYYQSRVCSDQARINEWNAMQDVQSHRADSPVLFSDAPTGRELTERQIKSSLREIMMQKDLENVTCKEIRTELEMHMTCNLREFKEFIDNEMILILGQMDSPTEIFDHVFLGSEWNASNMEELQKSGVQYILNVTREIDNFFPGVFEYHNIRVYDEEATDLLAYWNDTYKFISRAQRAGAKCLVHCKMGISRSAATVIAYAMKEHGWDLKKAFDYVKERRAVTKPNPSFMRQLEEYQGILLASKQRHNKLWRSHSDSDLSEHHEALSRCHAQPHSLGRSDPHNQAGSAPGPTVKELLESLGTTVVTGKATHSASQPDTGIHSHQFSSSSFDGMAALSGDTRARSFKLPAHSTEAQISQPGSACPESTARSASLSSPPLANGLCNSGGRPPAPPLSQPSAAQEVPDEPQPPASPAPVCKDEVIKHPALPCSPPAMKPMLMLFPEPLTTENLCTQQAGPRCSSAPVPVKNTDCDQQMCGLSLDGFPAHSPSTCDFISHHSAIPHGSKASFGHSPDHINFFSAREKFKGMSQDGKSHCAAVQPRTCGKVPQPLPPEVSIAEGKEEEKRKEMTNPVQVTALKPVVHTEPQGPPGQEAGKLRPEMDEGDVSSLKEPENAKEEVKNKEEDEEEEASPAVLCNDWTRGSVRRVTRQLEQRMKQEHETPSPSSSPPSLSGSTSGCQRRPPSVHAATMSNAPNVSVGPQVSEVNTVQGEQENGDKSAQVKRGSGDVADAGALEHNDKSTKEHKLKAAEIKLLSTSSFHRPAHSAFASVNFLCLEGVTELESGTDWGCSAEGPHSDIIMRETWETLCELGAFLQQVSMGGACRERRVGQFLGLSAGTTQNRGCGIQKRVREVEARIRQAGLTPPSLMKRSASLAKLGCLELLANDLSELSRSSVAPSSARPPAHTASDESKKLRVQSSPSSTEVLGAAAAPLSEAAEASPGASTPSSPPTGEPPTADHDSLHRSGLMFLTPRQQYGRTQPLRRLKKKTASTIYHTM